A single window of Fischerella sp. PCC 9605 DNA harbors:
- a CDS encoding radical SAM protein, translated as MPTHNYLFYALTNSVCSKCLVKVEAKIIFQDDRVYLVKHCPTHGREEVLIADDIEYYKKSLEFIKPGDMPLQFHTPIKYGCPYDCGLCPDHEQHSCLTLIEVTDRCNLSCPICYADSGAEEFSQVSHQPRHHRSLAEIERMIDAVVANEGEPQIVQLSGGEPTIHPEFFQIMDIAKSKPIKHLMINTNGVRIAKDKTFCDRLSQYMPGIEVYLQFDSFEAEALKELRGADLRSVREQAIAHLNEYNISTTLVVTLKKGLNDHEIGKIIEYALQQRCVRGVTFQPIQAAGRLQGFDPKRDRYTLTEVRRSILQQSPYFQPQDILPVPCHPDCLAMAYVLKLNGKVIPLTGLINPEVFVEIMPNSVLYEQNAELKHHIFQLFSTSHSPSSAATSLKQLLCCLPMLSVPEGITYANIFRIMIVQFLDPFNFDVRSVKRSCIHIVHPDGRIIPFDTFNIFYREGSAGYELVNKKN; from the coding sequence ATGCCCACTCACAATTATCTATTTTATGCTTTGACGAATAGTGTTTGTTCAAAGTGTCTCGTCAAGGTAGAAGCAAAAATTATTTTTCAGGACGATCGCGTTTATTTAGTTAAACACTGTCCTACTCACGGACGAGAAGAAGTTTTGATTGCCGATGATATTGAATATTACAAAAAATCCCTGGAATTCATCAAGCCAGGAGATATGCCACTTCAGTTTCATACACCGATAAAATATGGTTGTCCTTATGATTGTGGATTGTGTCCCGACCATGAACAACATAGCTGTTTAACTTTAATAGAAGTAACAGATAGGTGCAATCTTTCTTGTCCAATTTGTTATGCTGATTCCGGTGCAGAAGAATTTTCACAAGTTTCTCATCAACCCAGACACCATCGCAGCTTAGCAGAAATTGAAAGGATGATTGATGCGGTGGTGGCTAATGAAGGAGAACCGCAAATAGTACAGTTGAGTGGTGGCGAACCGACAATCCACCCAGAGTTTTTTCAAATTATGGATATTGCTAAAAGCAAGCCGATTAAGCATTTAATGATTAATACGAATGGGGTGCGGATTGCGAAAGATAAAACTTTTTGCGATCGCCTCAGTCAATACATGCCTGGTATAGAAGTATATCTGCAATTTGATAGCTTTGAGGCAGAAGCGCTAAAAGAATTGCGGGGTGCAGATTTGCGTAGTGTTCGCGAACAAGCGATCGCACACCTGAACGAATACAATATCTCTACAACTCTAGTCGTCACCCTCAAAAAAGGGCTAAATGACCACGAAATCGGCAAAATAATTGAGTATGCTTTGCAACAGCGTTGTGTGCGAGGCGTAACATTTCAACCCATCCAAGCTGCTGGACGTTTGCAGGGATTTGATCCCAAGCGTGATAGGTACACTCTTACAGAAGTACGCAGGTCAATTTTACAACAGAGTCCCTACTTTCAACCTCAAGATATTCTACCTGTTCCTTGCCATCCCGATTGTTTGGCAATGGCCTATGTGCTGAAACTGAATGGTAAAGTCATACCACTGACTGGACTAATCAATCCCGAAGTGTTTGTAGAAATCATGCCGAATAGCGTACTTTACGAACAAAACGCAGAACTCAAACACCACATTTTTCAGTTATTTTCTACCAGTCATTCACCCAGTTCAGCTGCAACATCATTAAAGCAACTTTTGTGTTGTTTGCCAATGTTAAGCGTACCTGAAGGTATTACCTATGCGAATATTTTTCGGATTATGATAGTCCAGTTTCTCGATCCCTTTAACTTTGATGTGCGTTCTGTGAAGCGATCGTGTATTCATATCGTACATCCAGATGGAAGGATTATTCCCTTTGATACCTTCAATATTTTTTATCGCGAGGGTAGTGCTGGGTATGAATTGGTTAATAAAAAAAATTGA
- a CDS encoding nitrate transporter, translating to MDHSIFLDFLSSLKLLFVGYIPAVILGIILGSFIGMNPLVYQICKRTLQIPYSIPPIALLPLALILFRELEVATSLVVFFSAIWPLILNTAKGMRKSRTQGNNIRVAINHIFSALRTGIWTAWFTVIATEMLTVGKGLGFLIWNSYKSGNYNVIIESLIYIGIIGFLLDQLLDITGNILSQLISEERKEI from the coding sequence ATGGATCATAGTATCTTTTTAGACTTTTTATCCAGCCTAAAATTATTGTTTGTTGGCTACATTCCTGCTGTGATTTTGGGGATTATACTTGGAAGTTTTATTGGTATGAACCCCTTAGTTTATCAGATATGCAAACGGACACTGCAAATTCCGTATAGTATTCCTCCGATAGCCCTTCTACCACTAGCTTTAATACTGTTTCGAGAATTAGAAGTAGCAACAAGTCTTGTTGTTTTTTTTAGTGCTATTTGGCCGCTAATTCTGAATACAGCTAAAGGTATGCGAAAATCCCGCACCCAAGGCAATAACATTCGTGTGGCAATTAATCATATATTTAGTGCTTTAAGGACTGGCATCTGGACAGCTTGGTTTACTGTCATTGCCACAGAAATGTTAACAGTAGGTAAAGGGTTGGGCTTTTTGATTTGGAATAGTTACAAATCTGGTAACTACAATGTCATCATTGAGAGTCTAATTTATATCGGCATAATCGGCTTTCTACTAGATCAACTACTAGATATTACAGGAAATATTCTTTCACAGCTTATTTCAGAGGAACGGAAAGAAATCTGA
- a CDS encoding prolipoprotein diacylglyceryl transferase, with amino-acid sequence MTFPVYFYLGSLRIHPHILFESLAYTVAFRLVLRNVRKDSITPAQRTSILVGGMLGALCGAKVLVLLQHIDLLWQNSQLFLLLLLQGKTVVGALVGAVIGVEITKKFIGVSHSTGDVFVYPLILGTVIGRIGCFLTGLSDRTYGIATKLPWGVDFGDGIPRHPTQLYEIVFLIILMIFIRLRSRYEYQEGDLFKFYLVCYLSFRFLIDFIKPDFRIFLGISAIQIACLCAIVYYRRTIAQMFQFKS; translated from the coding sequence ATGACATTCCCAGTTTACTTTTACTTGGGTTCGTTGCGGATTCACCCGCATATTTTATTTGAATCTTTGGCTTATACTGTGGCGTTTCGTTTAGTATTGCGTAACGTCCGTAAAGATTCTATTACACCAGCACAGCGCACTTCTATTCTTGTTGGTGGAATGTTGGGTGCGCTTTGTGGTGCAAAGGTACTAGTTTTACTGCAACATATTGATTTGCTTTGGCAAAATTCACAGCTATTTCTATTACTATTACTCCAAGGAAAAACAGTAGTAGGAGCACTGGTAGGTGCAGTGATTGGGGTAGAAATTACGAAAAAATTTATTGGTGTCAGCCACTCTACTGGTGATGTATTTGTTTATCCATTAATTTTAGGAACAGTAATTGGTAGGATTGGTTGCTTTCTGACAGGATTGAGCGATCGCACTTACGGAATTGCTACAAAATTACCTTGGGGTGTAGATTTTGGCGATGGCATTCCTCGTCATCCCACCCAATTGTATGAAATTGTATTTTTAATTATACTAATGATATTTATACGGCTTCGCAGTCGCTATGAATACCAAGAAGGTGATTTATTTAAATTTTATTTAGTTTGTTATTTAAGCTTTCGATTTTTGATAGATTTTATAAAGCCGGATTTTCGTATTTTTTTGGGGATCAGTGCGATTCAAATTGCTTGTCTATGTGCTATTGTGTATTATCGCCGCACCATTGCTCAGATGTTCCAATTCAAATCATGA
- a CDS encoding TIGR04376 family protein, whose amino-acid sequence MGLFDDLSRFLENRLEEFLRNNPHLELEALLEQLREQEEDTLKLIADLQLQEKRSQEEILSTAQEIQKWHIRVQKAKDSGRQDLAAAAQEREAALLRQGNQLWGHMQGLKERISQAQDLLRKVQQRRQEVQAKAAEAQTARAKAQAQQRIETSGWWNQPSSYSSGYDPLEEKFRRWETEAELEEMKRKMGK is encoded by the coding sequence GTGGGCTTATTTGATGATTTGAGTAGGTTTCTGGAAAACCGTTTAGAAGAATTTTTGCGAAATAATCCACACTTGGAGTTAGAAGCGTTGCTGGAACAGCTGCGCGAGCAAGAGGAAGACACATTAAAGCTGATTGCAGATTTACAATTACAAGAGAAGCGATCGCAAGAGGAAATTCTGTCCACTGCTCAAGAAATCCAAAAGTGGCATATTCGCGTCCAAAAGGCCAAAGATTCTGGTAGGCAAGATTTAGCGGCTGCGGCACAAGAACGAGAAGCCGCACTGTTGCGCCAAGGAAACCAGCTTTGGGGACACATGCAAGGGTTAAAAGAACGCATTTCCCAAGCACAAGATTTACTGCGGAAAGTTCAACAACGGCGACAGGAAGTACAAGCAAAAGCAGCTGAAGCACAAACAGCACGCGCTAAAGCACAAGCACAGCAGCGCATAGAAACTAGTGGTTGGTGGAATCAACCTAGTAGTTATTCCAGTGGGTACGATCCCTTAGAGGAAAAATTCCGCCGTTGGGAAACTGAGGCAGAGTTGGAAGAAATGAAGCGAAAAATGGGAAAGTAG
- a CDS encoding glycosyltransferase family 4 protein: protein MRIAQVAPLWERVPPPGYGGTELVVGLLTDELVRRGHEVTLFASGDSLTLAKLESVHPRALRLDSTIKEYSVYEMLQMSRVYEAANEFDIIHSHMGYTALPYVNLVNTPTVHTLHGIFTPDNEKLFVHAKNQPYVSISHSQREPRLGLNYVATVYNGIDVNTHEFHPQPEEPPYLAFLGRISPEKGTHIAIEIAKQAGWRLKMAGKVDVVDKDYFEREIKPLIDGKQIEYLGEANHIQKNALMGGAVATLFTITWREPFGLVMVESMAAGTPVIAMNMGSVPEVIANGRTGFICSSIEECVDAVNKVAELNRYACREHVEKYFSVQKMVDGYEAVYEKLVAERLTQSGKVMHFDDFKQKSQLTGYTLAPRLRSNM from the coding sequence ATGCGAATTGCTCAAGTTGCCCCATTATGGGAGAGAGTACCACCTCCAGGTTATGGTGGCACGGAGTTAGTCGTGGGTTTGCTAACTGATGAATTAGTCCGACGCGGACACGAAGTAACCCTATTTGCATCTGGAGATTCCCTGACTCTGGCAAAGCTAGAATCAGTTCATCCCCGCGCCTTACGACTCGATTCAACTATCAAAGAATACAGTGTCTATGAGATGTTGCAAATGAGTCGAGTGTATGAGGCAGCAAACGAGTTTGATATTATTCACTCTCATATGGGCTATACTGCATTGCCCTATGTCAATTTAGTAAATACACCCACTGTTCACACATTACACGGCATCTTTACCCCTGATAACGAAAAGTTGTTTGTACACGCTAAAAATCAACCCTACGTGAGTATTTCTCATTCACAGCGCGAACCAAGGCTAGGGTTAAATTATGTAGCAACTGTCTACAACGGTATTGATGTCAATACTCATGAGTTTCATCCCCAACCAGAAGAACCGCCTTACTTAGCATTTTTGGGTCGGATTTCGCCAGAGAAAGGAACGCATATAGCCATAGAGATTGCTAAGCAAGCTGGTTGGCGTTTAAAGATGGCAGGTAAGGTTGATGTTGTTGATAAAGACTATTTTGAACGGGAAATTAAACCTCTAATTGATGGTAAGCAAATAGAGTATTTAGGTGAAGCTAATCATATTCAGAAAAATGCTCTGATGGGGGGTGCAGTAGCAACTTTATTCACCATCACTTGGCGAGAACCGTTTGGATTGGTAATGGTAGAGTCAATGGCAGCAGGAACACCAGTAATTGCCATGAATATGGGGTCAGTTCCAGAAGTAATTGCCAACGGAAGAACAGGCTTTATTTGTAGCAGCATTGAAGAATGTGTTGATGCTGTTAATAAAGTAGCGGAACTAAACCGTTATGCATGTCGGGAGCACGTCGAAAAATATTTCAGCGTGCAAAAAATGGTAGATGGGTATGAAGCAGTTTATGAGAAACTTGTAGCAGAGCGACTGACTCAAAGTGGAAAAGTTATGCACTTTGATGATTTTAAACAGAAGTCCCAACTCACTGGATATACCCTTGCTCCAAGGCTGCGTTCAAATATGTAA
- a CDS encoding MFS transporter, translated as MFPTEPAAVNNGFGVLLRNRGFMLLWIGQLLSQLADKVFFVLMVALLENYPPPPGLAENSMYSTLMVAFTVPAILFGSAGGVFVDRFPKKLIMVGSDVVRGLMTLLIPFLPREFLILLIMTFAISSVTQFFAPAEQAAIPLLVRRENLMAANALFSSTMMGALIVGFAIGEPMLSWAKHLLGPDYGQELVVTILYLTSAGIMQPIKLKDNTTISDSEVTINPWTEFKQGLRYLRKNRLVLNAMLQLTTLYCVFAALMVLAIRLAGEFGLKEKQFGFFLAAAGVGMVTGAGILGNWAEKLHHKPLPLIGFLMMAVVLGVFTFTHQLLLALGLCAVLGIGAALIGVPMQTLIQHQTPPSMLGKVFGFQNHAINIALSLPLAITGPITDALGLRSVLVGMSVVVSVVGIWAWQNTRRVLQDVI; from the coding sequence ATGTTTCCAACTGAACCTGCTGCTGTAAATAACGGATTTGGTGTTCTGCTTAGAAACCGTGGCTTTATGCTGCTGTGGATTGGGCAGTTGTTGTCACAGCTTGCGGATAAGGTTTTCTTTGTTTTGATGGTAGCCCTACTGGAAAACTACCCACCCCCTCCTGGTTTGGCAGAAAACTCCATGTACTCAACTTTGATGGTGGCGTTTACAGTACCAGCCATTCTGTTTGGTTCTGCTGGAGGGGTTTTTGTAGACCGTTTTCCAAAAAAGCTGATCATGGTTGGCTCGGATGTGGTACGCGGTCTAATGACACTGTTGATACCGTTTTTACCACGGGAATTTCTGATCCTGTTGATAATGACTTTTGCTATCTCCAGTGTGACGCAGTTTTTTGCACCAGCTGAACAGGCAGCCATCCCACTGTTAGTACGGCGAGAGAATTTGATGGCAGCGAATGCCCTGTTTAGTAGCACGATGATGGGTGCTTTAATTGTTGGGTTTGCGATCGGTGAGCCAATGTTGAGTTGGGCAAAACACTTGCTTGGCCCAGACTACGGTCAAGAGCTTGTAGTGACAATTTTATACCTGACTTCTGCGGGCATAATGCAGCCGATTAAATTAAAAGACAACACAACTATCAGTGATAGTGAGGTAACAATCAATCCGTGGACTGAATTCAAACAAGGTTTGCGCTATCTTAGGAAAAATCGTTTGGTGTTGAATGCCATGCTGCAATTAACGACTTTATATTGCGTGTTTGCAGCCTTAATGGTTTTGGCAATTCGATTAGCAGGGGAGTTTGGTTTAAAAGAGAAACAATTTGGCTTTTTCTTAGCAGCAGCAGGGGTAGGAATGGTAACGGGAGCAGGGATCTTGGGTAACTGGGCTGAGAAATTACATCACAAACCCTTACCCTTGATTGGATTTTTGATGATGGCAGTGGTTTTAGGAGTGTTCACTTTTACTCACCAACTGCTATTAGCACTAGGACTTTGTGCTGTGCTAGGAATAGGTGCCGCCCTCATTGGTGTGCCAATGCAAACTTTAATTCAACACCAAACACCACCTTCGATGCTTGGTAAAGTATTTGGGTTTCAAAATCATGCCATCAATATTGCCCTTTCTCTACCATTGGCAATTACTGGCCCAATCACAGATGCTTTAGGTTTGCGAAGCGTGCTGGTGGGGATGAGTGTAGTAGTTTCTGTCGTAGGTATTTGGGCTTGGCAAAATACCCGCCGAGTTCTACAAGATGTGATTTGA
- a CDS encoding tetratricopeptide repeat protein — translation MSQAARAEADTPRFVTDDSGYWYRQGKRLERQECYSEAISCYDKALASCPDEYWIWYDRGSALRELGDYETAVASFDRALAVRPHDYWAWYNRGCILLEDLDRFEEAIASFNQALAIRPHDYWSYFRRADANRHLKRYEDAISDYDQSLSIRPDDYWAWLRRGDAQRHLKRYEDAIKSYNQAQAINPDDFWVHYKLGDTFRYLERYEEALKSYQKAIDLKPDDEYAWYNCACCAVRIGDISLAMESLESALLINRNFQELLKNDPDLSMIRDRGLLGDLLREINCLN, via the coding sequence ATGAGTCAAGCAGCAAGGGCTGAGGCAGATACTCCACGGTTTGTCACAGATGACAGTGGATACTGGTATCGACAGGGTAAACGACTCGAACGGCAAGAGTGCTACTCGGAAGCAATTTCATGTTACGACAAAGCTTTAGCTAGTTGCCCTGATGAATACTGGATATGGTATGACCGAGGTAGCGCCTTAAGAGAATTGGGTGACTACGAGACAGCAGTTGCTAGTTTTGATCGTGCCTTAGCAGTACGCCCCCATGATTACTGGGCCTGGTACAATCGAGGCTGTATCTTGCTAGAAGATTTAGATCGGTTTGAAGAAGCGATCGCCAGTTTTAATCAAGCTTTGGCAATTCGTCCGCATGACTATTGGTCTTACTTTCGCCGCGCAGATGCCAATAGACATTTAAAACGCTACGAAGATGCGATTTCCGACTACGATCAATCTTTATCCATCCGTCCAGACGATTACTGGGCATGGTTGCGTCGTGGAGATGCCCAGAGACATTTGAAACGCTACGAAGATGCCATTAAAAGTTATAACCAAGCCCAAGCTATCAATCCAGACGATTTTTGGGTTCATTATAAGCTAGGGGATACTTTCAGATATCTAGAACGCTATGAAGAAGCACTGAAAAGCTATCAAAAAGCCATTGATCTCAAACCTGACGATGAGTACGCTTGGTATAACTGCGCTTGTTGTGCAGTTAGGATAGGGGATATCTCACTCGCAATGGAAAGCCTTGAGTCAGCCCTGCTCATCAATCGCAACTTCCAAGAACTGCTCAAGAATGACCCCGATCTAAGCATGATTCGAGATAGAGGATTACTAGGAGATTTGCTGCGCGAAATCAATTGCTTAAATTGA
- a CDS encoding DUF2237 family protein has product MTQAKNVLGETLEICCTSPMTGFYRDGTCNTGAGDFGAHLVCAELTEEFLTFTKSRGNDLSTPVPMFDFPGLKPGDRWCLCASRWKEALDAGVAPPVVLSATHASALEYASLDELKQHALDLA; this is encoded by the coding sequence ATGACACAGGCTAAGAACGTCCTCGGAGAAACGCTAGAGATTTGTTGCACCTCACCAATGACAGGCTTTTATCGGGATGGAACATGTAATACGGGTGCAGGTGATTTTGGCGCACACCTTGTCTGTGCAGAATTGACTGAAGAGTTCTTGACATTCACCAAGTCAAGGGGAAACGATTTGAGTACTCCCGTTCCCATGTTTGATTTTCCGGGCTTAAAGCCTGGCGATCGCTGGTGTTTGTGCGCTTCTCGCTGGAAGGAAGCACTAGATGCTGGAGTTGCACCACCCGTTGTTTTGTCAGCAACCCATGCATCAGCTTTAGAATACGCTTCTTTGGATGAATTGAAGCAACACGCCCTTGATCTTGCCTAG
- a CDS encoding phosphoserine transaminase, with product MSENLTPPITKPRVTHFSSGPCAKRPGWSVSVLQNACVGRSHRSESGRAKLKEVIERSKKILGVPADYRLGIVPASDTGAVEMALWSMLGKLPLDILAWESFGQEWVKDVVDELQLPDTRIFKAPYGSLPDLAQVDFSHDVVFLWNGTTSGVRVPNGDWIASDRTGLTICDATSAVFAMDIPWDKLDVVTYSWQKVLGGEAQHGVIVLSPRAVERLETYKSPRPLPKLFRLTQKGKLIEGIFQGDTINTPSMLCVEDALDGLMWAESIGGLAGLISRSQANLAAIVKWVEQSSWADFLAEKPEIRSCTSICLKIVDAWFTALSPEEQGKCAKTLAKILEKQDVAYDIAAYRAAPPGIRIWGGATVETADIEALLPWLDWAYATVKAEMKQAG from the coding sequence ATGTCAGAAAATCTTACTCCCCCAATCACCAAGCCTCGCGTTACGCATTTTTCCTCTGGTCCTTGTGCAAAACGTCCTGGTTGGTCTGTTTCTGTTTTGCAAAATGCTTGTGTAGGTCGCTCTCACCGATCCGAGAGTGGCAGAGCAAAGTTAAAAGAAGTAATTGAGCGATCCAAGAAAATTTTGGGTGTACCCGCAGATTATCGCCTGGGTATAGTGCCTGCTTCCGATACAGGTGCAGTGGAAATGGCGCTGTGGTCAATGCTGGGAAAACTCCCCCTGGATATATTGGCATGGGAAAGCTTTGGTCAGGAATGGGTAAAAGATGTAGTCGATGAACTCCAATTACCAGATACTCGCATCTTCAAAGCTCCCTACGGGAGTTTACCGGATTTAGCGCAAGTGGATTTTAGCCATGATGTAGTATTCTTGTGGAATGGAACCACTTCCGGCGTTCGGGTGCCGAATGGTGATTGGATTGCAAGCGATCGCACTGGGTTAACAATATGCGATGCTACATCGGCAGTTTTCGCGATGGACATACCTTGGGATAAGTTAGATGTAGTTACCTATTCTTGGCAAAAAGTCTTGGGTGGAGAAGCCCAGCATGGCGTCATCGTTCTTTCACCCCGTGCTGTAGAACGCTTAGAAACCTACAAATCACCACGTCCCTTGCCAAAGCTGTTTCGCCTCACGCAAAAAGGCAAGTTGATTGAAGGTATTTTTCAGGGAGATACCATCAACACGCCATCAATGCTGTGCGTAGAAGATGCATTAGATGGGCTGATGTGGGCAGAAAGTATTGGTGGACTTGCTGGTTTAATTAGCCGTAGTCAAGCCAATCTAGCGGCCATTGTTAAATGGGTAGAGCAAAGTAGCTGGGCGGACTTTTTAGCTGAAAAGCCGGAAATTCGCTCTTGTACGTCAATTTGTCTGAAGATTGTGGATGCGTGGTTTACTGCCCTAAGTCCAGAAGAACAGGGAAAATGTGCGAAAACACTGGCGAAAATCTTAGAAAAACAGGATGTAGCTTACGATATAGCAGCCTATCGGGCTGCACCTCCTGGAATCAGAATTTGGGGTGGTGCAACAGTTGAAACCGCAGATATTGAAGCCCTGCTACCGTGGTTGGATTGGGCATATGCGACTGTGAAAGCGGAAATGAAACAAGCAGGGTAG
- the moaA gene encoding GTP 3',8-cyclase MoaA, which translates to MNQVDYLRISLIDRCNFRCQYCMPEGAELDYILKQQLLTDQELLTLIQEVFIPVGFTRFRLTGGEPLLRPRVVELVRAIASLPQTQDLSMTTNGFLLAPMAQSLYDAGLRRINISLDSLDPDIFDQIIGNRGRSRWQDVWNGIQAAYRVGFDPLKLNVVVIPNVNDHEVLDLAALTIEKQWHVRFIEFMPIGNAELFGDRGWTPSEELRQSIRERWGLTEAQVRGSGPADVFQIPGAKGTLGFISQMSECFCDRCNRMRLSADGWLRPCLLNENGQIDLKTALRAGVSTAELREQVRQLLAIKPEVNFKQRDSGTTAGVYTRTMSQIGG; encoded by the coding sequence ATGAACCAGGTAGACTACCTCCGGATTAGTTTAATCGATCGCTGTAATTTCCGCTGTCAATACTGTATGCCAGAGGGAGCAGAATTAGATTACATCCTCAAGCAACAGCTATTGACCGATCAAGAACTGCTGACTCTCATTCAAGAGGTTTTTATCCCTGTAGGATTTACCCGGTTTCGCTTGACTGGAGGGGAACCCCTATTACGTCCACGTGTAGTGGAGTTGGTGAGGGCGATCGCTTCTCTTCCCCAAACGCAAGACCTCTCCATGACTACCAACGGCTTTTTACTCGCTCCAATGGCGCAAAGCCTATATGATGCTGGATTAAGACGAATTAATATCAGCCTAGATTCCCTCGATCCCGACATCTTTGACCAAATCATCGGTAATCGCGGTCGTTCTCGTTGGCAAGATGTTTGGAATGGTATTCAAGCTGCTTACCGTGTGGGATTTGATCCCCTAAAACTGAATGTAGTGGTGATCCCCAATGTTAACGACCACGAAGTTCTGGATCTCGCGGCGTTGACCATTGAAAAACAATGGCATGTCCGATTTATTGAGTTTATGCCGATTGGTAACGCCGAATTATTTGGCGATCGCGGTTGGACACCCTCAGAAGAACTCCGACAAAGCATCCGCGAACGGTGGGGATTGACAGAAGCACAAGTTCGTGGTAGTGGGCCAGCCGATGTCTTTCAAATTCCCGGGGCGAAGGGAACGCTAGGATTTATCAGTCAGATGTCGGAGTGTTTTTGCGATCGCTGTAACCGGATGCGTCTTTCTGCTGATGGTTGGTTGCGTCCGTGTTTATTGAATGAAAATGGGCAAATAGACTTAAAAACTGCTCTCCGTGCAGGTGTCAGTACCGCCGAATTACGGGAGCAGGTGAGACAATTACTGGCAATTAAACCCGAAGTTAATTTTAAGCAACGTGACTCGGGTACAACAGCGGGTGTTTACACGCGCACCATGTCGCAAATTGGGGGGTAG
- the rpsD gene encoding 30S ribosomal protein S4: MSRYRGPRLRITRRLGELPGLTRKSARRSYPPGQHGQNRKKRSEYAIRLEEKQKLRFNYGLTEKQLLRYVRKARRVTGSTGQVLLQLLEMRLDNTVFRLGMAPTIPAARQLVNHGHVTVNGRVVNIASYQCRPGEVIGVRDREASKKLVEANLQYPGLANLPSHLEFDKNTLVGKVNGVIEREWIALSINELLVVEYYSRQA; encoded by the coding sequence ATGTCCCGATACAGAGGACCACGATTAAGAATTACACGTCGCCTGGGGGAATTACCAGGATTAACTCGTAAAAGTGCCAGACGCTCTTATCCTCCCGGCCAGCATGGTCAGAACCGCAAGAAGCGCTCTGAGTACGCTATCCGTCTTGAGGAAAAGCAAAAACTCCGCTTCAATTACGGTTTGACAGAAAAGCAACTGCTGCGCTACGTACGGAAAGCTAGACGCGTTACTGGTTCTACCGGACAAGTGCTACTGCAATTGCTAGAAATGCGCTTGGATAATACGGTTTTCCGTTTGGGTATGGCTCCCACTATCCCAGCAGCACGGCAATTGGTGAATCACGGCCATGTTACAGTTAACGGTCGTGTAGTCAATATTGCCAGTTACCAATGCCGTCCTGGAGAGGTTATTGGTGTTAGAGACAGGGAAGCATCCAAGAAATTGGTGGAAGCTAACTTGCAATATCCCGGTTTGGCAAACCTCCCCAGCCATCTGGAGTTTGATAAAAACACCTTGGTTGGCAAAGTCAACGGCGTCATTGAGCGCGAATGGATAGCACTCAGCATTAACGAACTGCTCGTGGTTGAGTACTATTCACGACAGGCATAA
- a CDS encoding type II toxin-antitoxin system RelE family toxin, translating to MSERYTLRIAKTAEKDLLDLPAKQFKQVVSKIFSLQANPRPQDYKALKGYEGGYRVDQGEYRILYTIDDENQLVDVFRVGKRNDDEVYKNL from the coding sequence ATGAGTGAACGCTATACTCTGAGGATTGCTAAAACCGCAGAAAAAGATCTATTAGACTTACCAGCTAAACAGTTTAAGCAAGTTGTGTCAAAAATTTTTTCGCTACAAGCCAATCCTAGACCGCAAGACTACAAAGCCTTGAAAGGTTATGAAGGAGGCTATCGTGTTGATCAAGGAGAGTACAGAATTCTGTACACCATTGACGATGAGAACCAATTGGTCGATGTGTTCCGTGTAGGCAAGCGGAATGACGATGAAGTATACAAGAATTTGTAA
- a CDS encoding type II toxin-antitoxin system Phd/YefM family antitoxin: MTNAVSATEARANFQELVNRVEYGGERIVIERHGKAAVAIIGLEDLKRLEALEDAIDSEQLRRAVAENDGFTTLEAIVAHRENE; this comes from the coding sequence ATGACAAATGCTGTCAGCGCAACAGAAGCTCGTGCCAATTTTCAGGAACTAGTTAATCGTGTTGAGTATGGAGGCGAACGCATTGTAATTGAGCGGCACGGTAAGGCGGCCGTTGCCATTATTGGGCTAGAAGACCTCAAGCGTTTAGAAGCTCTTGAAGATGCCATTGATTCTGAACAGTTGCGCCGTGCTGTGGCAGAAAACGATGGATTTACAACGCTAGAGGCGATCGTTGCCCATCGTGAGAATGAGTGA